CGCAGGCTTGACGCTTTGTGCGCCAGACGTTGTGACTGCTGCGCAAGGCAAAGTCATGACCGAATATCGTGGCGTGCAACTTGGGATGAAACAGGCCGATGTGCGCGCCAAACTCGGCGCGCCAGCCAGCAGTGGTGAAGCCGCCGATGAATTCAAGCTGACCGGCGATGATTTGATGACGGTGCGGTATGAAGACGGTAGCGTCACGGCCATTCAAGTCATGATTCTCGACGTGAAAAACGCGCCGCCATTTAACGAAGTGGTCGGTGATGCCGCCGTTGAACAATTGGAGAATGGCCGCAGAATCGCTAGAAAGGTGCTGGATGCACAGAAATTCTGGGTCTCGATGTCGCAAAGCAAAGACGCCAGTATGACCAACATTACAATCAAGAAAATGTGAGGCAAAAAAAGAGCGAAAGCCGCGGAGTGTGTTAATCGCGTGCGGCTTTCGCCATCCAGAGAGAAAGGAAAAATAGGTTTAATTGCTGCCTTTGGCGAGTTGAATCCTAACCAAAGCCCGTTCTAATTTCAATTCGGCGCTTTGAAAATCCACCCCTTCGCCGCGCGCATTGATGGTTTGCTCGGCGTGTTCACGAGCGCGTTGCGCGCGCGCCAGATCAATCTCTTCCGGTTTTTCGGCCACGTCAGCCAGCACCGAAACCTTGTCAGGCAGGACTTCGAGGAAGCCGCCGCTGACATGCAATTGTTTCTTGTCCGCGCCGCGCCGATAGGTCAACACGCCGGTCTTTAAGCGCGAAATCAATGGCGCATGGTCGGGCAAGATGCCCAGTTCACCATCGGCGCCCGGAACGACAATCTCATCCACGACCTCGCGCAAGGCCAGTTTTTCGGGCGTGATTACTTCGAGTGTGAGTTTATCTGCCATAGTCTCAGACCTCAGTCGTCAGACCTCAGTCGTCAGACTTCAAACAATAGCGTAATGCTCAAGTCTGAGGTCTGACGACTAAGGTCTGATGTCTGATCTACATTTTCTTCGCCGCCTCCACGACTTCGTCAATCGTGCCTTTGAGGTAGAAGGCCTGTTCGGGGATGTCGTCGTGTTTGCCGTCCACGATCTCACGGAAGCCGCGGATCGTTTCGGCGAGCGACACGAGCTTGCCTTCAAGACCCGTGAATTGTGCGGCCACAAAGAACGGTTGCGAGAGGAAGCGCTGAATCTTGCGCGCGCGCGACACTGACAGCCTGTCGTCTTCCGATAATTCGTCAATGCCCAAAATGGCAATGATGTCCTGCAACTCTTTGTAGCGCTGCAAGACCCGCTTTACGTCCTGCGCGCAGTTGTAATGCTCGTCCCCGACGATCTTCGGATCGAGAATGCGCGAGGTAGAAGCGAGCGGATCAACCGCCGGAAAAATCCCCAATGATGCAATGTCGCGCGACAGTACGGTTGTTGCATCCAGGTGCGCAAAGGTCGTTGCCGGCGCCGGATCGGTCAAGTCATCGGCGGGTACATAAACGGCTTGCACCGAAGTGATCGAACCGGATTTGGTCGAAGTGATGCGTTCCTGCAATTCACCCATTTCCGACGCCAGGTTCGGCTGATAGCCCACCGCCGAAGGCATCCGGCCCAGCAGCGCCGACACTTCCGAACCCGCCTGGGTGAAGCGGAAGATATTGTCCACGAACAGCAACACGTCCTGGCCCTGTTCGCGGAAGTATTCCGCGACGGTCAGGCCCGACAACGCCACGCGCAAACGCGCCCCTGGCGGTTCGGTCATCTGGCCGTAAACGAGCGCCACTTTCGATTTGGAATTGTCTTCGTCATTGATGACGCCGCCCTCGCGCATTTCGACCCACAGGTCGTTGCCTTCACGGGTGCGTTCACCGACCCCGGCGAAAACCGAGAAGCCACCATGCGCCTTGGCGATGTTGTTGATCAACTCCATGATCGTGACGGTCTTGCCCACACCGGCGCCGCCGAAGAGACCGATCTTGCCGCCCTTCAAAAAGGGCTGAATCAAGTCAATGACCTTGATGCCGGTGACCAACATTTCGAGCGAGGTGGATTGCTCTTCAAAGGTGGGCGCATGGCGGTGAATCGGATAGTAATCCGTAGCGGGAACCGGCCCGCGTTCGTCCACCGGTTCGCCGATGACGTTGATGATACGGCCTAGCGTGCCATTGCCGACCGGCACTTTGATCTGACCGCCGGTGTCGAGCGCGTGCATACCACGTACCATGCCATCCGTCGGCAACATCGAAACTGTGCGCACGCGGCTTTCGCCGAGGTGCTGCTGGACTTCACAGATGACGTTGATGGGGCGCGGCACGTCGAAGCCTTCGCTGGTGACGCGCAACGCCTGGTAAATCGGGGGCAGGTGGCCTTCGGGAAACTCCACGTCTACCACCGGGCCGATGATTTGGACAACCTTGCCGGTGATTCCATTCGCAGTAGACATAAATGCTTAGTTCGCTCCTTACAGTTTGGGTATGAACCCAGATGAATTGCTGCCGGGCGCGGGCTGCGAATGAAAAATCTGTAAGTCGCGGCGGGCGCTCAGCCAAGATGTGCGAGAAAATTAGTCCTTGAAGAAGGTGCGGAGTCTAGCACGCGGTCGCGCATTTTTGCCAGCGAGGGCAGGCGAAAAAAGCCAAGCAGCTTAAACAAACTGCTTGGTTAGGGCTGTCATTCAACACAGTCCGGAATGTTTGCGGATTACTAAAGGGTGGGCCAAGGGCGGTTCAGCAAGGCGTCAACGACTTCGCCCGTTTCGCCACGCACGCCTTTCAGAACGGGTGCTTTCAGGACGACTTGCTGCAAGGTGGCGAGTGCTTTGGCGGGGTTGCGTTGCGCTGAGACAGTGTTGGCAAGAATGGAAAGTAACCCTTGTCCTGCCGGAATCTGTTTTGGCCGCCAACGGGTGCCTGCTTTGTATTCGGTGAGTAGGACTAGATCAACTGGCAACGGTTTTGTACCGACGATGCCGCCAAAGGTTTCAATCGGGTACTTTTCTTGTCGCGCTTGGGGATTGTTGCGGACGCCGATAGGGACCGGGTAAGGATGAACGCGCCCTTGCATATCCAACACTGCGTACTCGTCTGAGTAATAAGTTGCCCCCGCTTTTACCAACTCTCGGACTAAAGTGCTCTTGCCAGCATGTGTTCTACCAGGAATAACAATCGTTCGCCCCTTCCAATTAACAGCACCGGCATGCACAAAGACCCGGTTAGAGGCGTATTCCGCGATGTGAAGGTTCAAGGTTGATTCAAAAATATCAAGCACCTCTTCTATGTCCAAGGAGCGTGCCAACTGCACAATTCCTCCGTACAGCAGATGAAACTGACGCGTATTGAATTGTTTATTAGTGTTACCGATTTTCAGTGAAACCAAAGTCTCAACAAAATGGTTCCTGGCTTGTTTCCAACCATAAGGCAATCGTTTATTTAGTTCTTCAAGTATGTCAGGCTGATTAGTTCTAACGCCTACCCGCACGCCGTATGCGGTAAATGAAAATCCGGCCACCCAACCTAGGCGGTCAAGCTTTTTCATTCAGGTGGAAGGAGCTTTCAGTAAAGGTAGTGTTGATCCCATTTGAGGCAAATGAAGAGATCGTCATAAGTTGTTATGAAAATCATTCAGGCAGAAAGAATTTCATAAAACACCCGTCTGACGGCTACATGCAATCAAATTCTGGAATGATCTGATTACGGAGCAACTTCAAAATTGTTCAAGCATTACATTGATTAGTAACCAAATTGCAGCTATTTGAGCAACAATCTGAGTTAGCAAAACAAAGCGCGCCAGTGCCCCCGCAAAGACTACCTGCCGCAGCGGCTGGTGGAACTAACGCTGAAGCCACCAACGGCAACACAATCCCCGCCACCTTTCCAAACCGCTTTGCCGCCTCGCGTCGCGTAATCAAATTGCCTGGCGACTGCACGCGCCCCTCCAACAACCGATTCCGCTCCAATTGCTGCAACGCCAGCCAAACGACTTGCTCGTCAACCTCGGTATGCAATTCCTGCGCGATCAAGCCGCGCAATTGACTCACCGTGGTCTTGCCATCGCAATTCTTCCACACCAAAGTAGCGATGCGATTCAGGCTATGCGCCTTGTTCCGCTCTGTGTCATAGATGACCAACTCATCATTGAGCGGCGAAAAAAGTAATCCTTCCCGCCGGGCGCGCGGCAACTGTGACGTAAGGGTGGTCGTAGGCATTGTTCTCTCCTGGTTAGGTAAATCAGGGACATCACTGCGGCGCTTAGCTCGGACGTAATTTCCTGATTTGGTTGCGCTCAGATTTTACACTTGCGCGGCTTAACAATAGCGGATGCTCGTTGTAGTCGTTTTGATGTTGTGGGAGGCACTCCAACAACTTGGGATGTCGTTCCGGTGGAAACTGCCGGTAGAAACTGTCGGTAGAAACTGGTTGATTGTTTATCGAGGTGGCGCCTACCACGCGCCTTATCAACTTGCCAGTTAAATCATTAATCAAACACGGGCAGTCTATGCACAGAGGCAAAGCGTGTCAACCAAGAATTACAAGCGCTTGCCGCGACTGGTTCAGCCAGCTACTCTTTGGCGCAGTCTGTAAAACCATTTATCAATACACGGGCAACCAAGTTCTTTGGCATTGTGTGCCTCACCTTGTAGTAACGAATTTATTCGTTACGCGTGCGGGTTTGAACGACTAGAGCGGTTTTCACATCGGTGTATGGGAAAAGTCGCGCAGCGGGACAGTACCGCGCGCGTGAGCAAGCGGCGCGTCAAGCTTACGCCATTGGCTGAGTCGCCCAGGTGCCGCTTGCTTACGCGCGCGGTACTGTCCCGGCACAACGCGCTCCCGTAAACGCAATTGCAAACCGCTCTAAAGTGGTTACTACAAGGTGAAGCTGTAACTGCCAGGAAACTCAGTTGCCGGTGTAATCAAGAGGAGCTTTATGCCTGAACTGCCTGAAGTCGAAATGGTCGCGCGTCATCTGCGCGCCTTGGTCACTGGCCGCACAATTGCGCAGGCCAAGTTGCTCTGGCCGCGTACCGCGCCGGAGCTGTCCACACGGCAATTTGCGGCGGGACTAAAAGGCGCGCGGGTTGAGGCCGTGACGCGGCGGGGCAAATATATCTTGGTGAATTTGCACAACGGCCGCAGCTTATTGGTGCATTTGCGCATGACGGGACGGTTCTTTTATTTGGACAGCCGGGCTGAAGCGCCCCTGCATACGCGCGCGGTTTTTCATCTGGACAATCAGAAGAAATTGCTCTTTCACGATGTGCGCAAGTTCGGCAAATTGCACCTTGTGCCGACTCGGAAATTGCACGAGAGCGCCCAACTCGCGCCGCTTGCACCCGAACCCTTCAGTGATGAATTTAGCCTGGAATACTTATTCGAGACACTGCGGGACAGCAGTCAGCAAATCAAGCTGGCGCTGCTGGATCAGACGAAGGTGTTGGGCTTGGGCAATATCTACGCCGCCGAAGCCCTGCATCGGGCGGGCGTGAATCCGAAATTGCCGACGCGCAAACTCTCCAAACCGCGCGCGGCCTTGTTGCATCAAGAGATCGTGAATGTGTTGAATGAGGCGATTGCCAATGAAAGCACGCTCAATACCGATCCCGAAGCCTTGGATGCCAGTTATACCGGCGGGACGTATGAAGCGCTGACGCGTGTGTATGAACGCGAAGGTCTCCCTTGCAAAGCTTGCGGCACGCTGATTCGGCGCATCGTGCAAGGGCAGCGGTCAACTTATTTTTGTCCTCAATGTCAGCGACGCTGATGATCTGCCGACTATAGGACTTACACAGAAGCATTGCCACAGAGGCACAGAGTCACAGAGGTAAGACTTAAATTCCCAGAAAATCTTCTCTCTCGCTCTGTGTCTCGGTGCCTCTGTGGCAAGGTTTCCGGCTTTGCGTAAGTCCTATCCTATTTCACACGCGCCGCGAGTTTGTCTTTCAGTTTGGTCGCCTGCAAAAAAACCTGGTCGGCGTTGGCGCGCGAGGCTTTCAAATCAAAGCCGTGCCACGCTAGCTTGGCTTGCCGCAAGGTCTTTTCAAACCGCGCGATTTCGGCCTCTTCCGGCGCAAAATTCA
This window of the Acidobacteriota bacterium genome carries:
- a CDS encoding F0F1 ATP synthase subunit epsilon encodes the protein MADKLTLEVITPEKLALREVVDEIVVPGADGELGILPDHAPLISRLKTGVLTYRRGADKKQLHVSGGFLEVLPDKVSVLADVAEKPEEIDLARAQRAREHAEQTINARGEGVDFQSAELKLERALVRIQLAKGSN
- the atpD gene encoding F0F1 ATP synthase subunit beta, giving the protein MSTANGITGKVVQIIGPVVDVEFPEGHLPPIYQALRVTSEGFDVPRPINVICEVQQHLGESRVRTVSMLPTDGMVRGMHALDTGGQIKVPVGNGTLGRIINVIGEPVDERGPVPATDYYPIHRHAPTFEEQSTSLEMLVTGIKVIDLIQPFLKGGKIGLFGGAGVGKTVTIMELINNIAKAHGGFSVFAGVGERTREGNDLWVEMREGGVINDEDNSKSKVALVYGQMTEPPGARLRVALSGLTVAEYFREQGQDVLLFVDNIFRFTQAGSEVSALLGRMPSAVGYQPNLASEMGELQERITSTKSGSITSVQAVYVPADDLTDPAPATTFAHLDATTVLSRDIASLGIFPAVDPLASTSRILDPKIVGDEHYNCAQDVKRVLQRYKELQDIIAILGIDELSEDDRLSVSRARKIQRFLSQPFFVAAQFTGLEGKLVSLAETIRGFREIVDGKHDDIPEQAFYLKGTIDEVVEAAKKM
- a CDS encoding PqqD family protein, translating into MPTTTLTSQLPRARREGLLFSPLNDELVIYDTERNKAHSLNRIATLVWKNCDGKTTVSQLRGLIAQELHTEVDEQVVWLALQQLERNRLLEGRVQSPGNLITRREAAKRFGKVAGIVLPLVASALVPPAAAAGSLCGGTGALCFANSDCCSNSCNLVTNQCNA
- the mutM gene encoding bifunctional DNA-formamidopyrimidine glycosylase/DNA-(apurinic or apyrimidinic site) lyase; this translates as MPELPEVEMVARHLRALVTGRTIAQAKLLWPRTAPELSTRQFAAGLKGARVEAVTRRGKYILVNLHNGRSLLVHLRMTGRFFYLDSRAEAPLHTRAVFHLDNQKKLLFHDVRKFGKLHLVPTRKLHESAQLAPLAPEPFSDEFSLEYLFETLRDSSQQIKLALLDQTKVLGLGNIYAAEALHRAGVNPKLPTRKLSKPRAALLHQEIVNVLNEAIANESTLNTDPEALDASYTGGTYEALTRVYEREGLPCKACGTLIRRIVQGQRSTYFCPQCQRR